The following nucleotide sequence is from Acidimicrobiia bacterium.
CGTGTACGCGGCGAGCATGGTCGCCGAGGCAAGCGCCACGCCTTCGATTCCGAATGCGCCCTGCATCGCGAAGTACGCCGGGATCGCGACCAGCGTCATCCCTGAGCCGACGATGACCGGGGTCCACATCTGACGCCTCGCGTAGAAGGCCCGTGTCACGATCTGGAGGACTCCCCAGACGGGGATCGCGAAGGCGTACATCACGAGCGCCGACGCCGCAGACGCTGTCGACGGTGGCGTGAACTCGCCTCGCTCGAACAGGATGCGCATGATGGGCAGCGACAGGGCGATGGCGACGGCGGCTGCACCGATTGAGAGCACCGTCACATACCTCAGGGCACGGTTCACGGTTGCATACAGCCGTGAGCGCTTGCCTTCTGCGAAGAGCCGGGCCAAGGTCGGGTAGGCGGCCACGGCGGCGGCCTGGGCGATCACGCCGACCGGAACGAACATCGTCCGCCTCGCGTATTGCAGTTCGGTGGCGGCACCATCGCCGACTCGGGCTCCGAACACCGACATGAAGGTCTCGTCGAGCGCCACGATTGACTGACCCAACATCAGGGGGAACGCGATCGCGGCGTAGGTGACGACGGCCGGATGCTTCCAGGTGGCGCTCATCTCGATGCGCATCCCGACGCGTTGCGCCCCCCACACCTGGAGCAGGAGATTGCCGACGAACGCGCCGACGAGGGCGCCCCAGATGAAGCCCGCAGGCTCGGCCCTTCCTGTGATGGCGGCAAATGCGATCCCACCACTGATGATGCCAGCGTTGTAGATGATCGGGGCAAGTGTCGGAATCGTGAACGACCCCTTCGTGTACTGCACCGCCGCGAACATGGCACCAACGACGAAGGCGAATTGGGCGGGGAGGACGATGCGGGTCAGGTGAATCGTGCTGTCAATCTGCTGCGGCGTGAAGGACGGGTAGAGGGCTTCGATGATCGCCGGGGCAGCGGCCCAGGCGATGATGA
It contains:
- the murJ gene encoding murein biosynthesis integral membrane protein MurJ, with protein sequence MRRFFQRLKRGEVGAAAVVVGIGILVSRVLGIIRDIVFASMLGATGVTDEYVAAFRIPDFANYLLAGGFLTITFIPIFARYIADDDEAGGWFAFTAILRWLAVGITTLIIIAWAAAPAIIEALYPSFTPQQIDSTIHLTRIVLPAQFAFVVGAMFAAVQYTKGSFTIPTLAPIIYNAGIISGGIAFAAITGRAEPAGFIWGALVGAFVGNLLLQVWGAQRVGMRIEMSATWKHPAVVTYAAIAFPLMLGQSIVALDETFMSVFGARVGDGAATELQYARRTMFVPVGVIAQAAAVAAYPTLARLFAEGKRSRLYATVNRALRYVTVLSIGAAAVAIALSLPIMRILFERGEFTPPSTASAASALVMYAFAIPVWGVLQIVTRAFYARRQMWTPVIVGSGMTLVAIPAYFAMQGAFGIEGVALASATMLAAYTLALLAIWYRPPDTRAGLMTVLRSAGRALPLAVPAGFAAFGVSWLVMSRLGDQPLLAALASGVLGIAVFGVVVVLVGAFLHDALWHRAARRARQAASRT